GAAGTGATGGGACAACCAGACCACGAGCACGGTCGCCACCAGCGTCAGATACGGAAGCCAGCCAGCCGCGCGGCGGCGGGTCGTGCCGTCATCCGGCCGCAGTTCGAGGTCGTCGAGCATGGCGTCGGGGAAGCGGCCTTTGTCCTGCACGTAGTGGCGATAAATGAAGACGGGGATGATCAGCGCGATCGCCACGAGTCCATTGCGCAAGGTGCCCGGTCCCCAGATGTCCGCGCCCGCGCCGATGCATACCAGATCGATGAAACCGCACAGTGCGCCGAGCGCCAGCAGCCAGTTCGGACATTTGAACGGCCGCGCCCAGGTCGGACGATCGAGCCGGTGAATCCAGCCCGCCTGAAGGTTCAGGAACACGAACGCGAAATAGCAGACGTTGGACATCGCGAGCACCGCGACGTTATCCGACATCATCAGCAGGATCAGGTTGAAGCAGAGGTCGGTCCACATGGCGCGCGTGGGCGCGCCGTGTTCATTCACGTGCGACAGATAGCGCGGCAGCCAGCCGTCGACGGAGGCCTGATACAACGTTCGGGACGAGCCCATCATCGAGGTCATCACCGACAGCAGCAGCGTGAAGACGAGCATCACGACGATCAGGTAGAAGATCGCCGCGCCGCCGCCGATGATTCTCGCCATCGCAGCCGCGACACCCGTGCCGTCGTAGATTTCCGGCGCGAGCAGCCCCTTGAGTCCCATTGCACCCTGGAACGACAGCGGCACGAGGATGTACACGGCGAGGCACAGCAAGCCCGAATAGAAGATTGCCTTGAAGGTATCGGTTTTCGGATTCTTGAACTCGCGGGTGTAGCAGACGGCCGTCTCGAACCCGAAGGTCGACCATCCCGCGACGAAGAGTCCGCCCATCATCAGCGTCCAGCCGGCGGCATTCCATGTCCCCGGCACGACGTTGCCCTTGGCGTCGTGCGCAAGCGGCAGCAGCGGAAACCAGTTGCTCATGTGGACCGTGCCCGTGAGCAGCGGTTCGAGACCGAAGACGGTCAGCGGAATCAATGCAATGATGCCCATGTACTTCTGCAGCTTTGCGGCTCGCTCGGCGCCGTGGTGCTGGATGAAGAACGTCAGCAGCAGCAGGGATGCACCGAGGATGAACGTCGAGTTGATGCGCAGGTTCAGGCCGTCCTTGATGAAGTCGAGCTTCAGCAACGTGAACGACCATGTGTTGATGGCGGCATCGGCGGGAAACAGCGTGGAGAGAATGTAGCTCGCGCCGAGGCCCGTACCGAGCGCCAGCACGGGCGACCACGCGAACCAGTTGCACCATACCGACACGGGCGCAAGAAACTTGGAATACCGGACCCACGCGATAGCGCCGTAAATCGATGCGCCGCCCGATTTGTGCGGAAACAGCCCGGAGATTTCGGCGTACGTGAAGCACTGGATAAAGCCAATGGAGATGGACGCGATCCAGATGATCCACGCGGGCTGACCGACCGTTGCGGCAATCGCGCCCAGCGTGAAGAGGACGAACGCCGGCGAGCCGCTCGCCACCCAGAATGCGTCTTTCCATGTCAGCGAGCGTTTGAGGGTCGACCGCACGCCGTCGTCGGCCAGTCCCTCCAGACGGTGAATCTCTTCGGTTGCACTCAATTTACGTCTCCTCGATCACGTGCCCGACAACGCGTCGCGGCCGTGATCTGTCGATATCGAAGAACAAGGCAGGAATTCATGGTGCAATGCGCAAGCGGCCGGTCACAATACCTCGGGGTAGGTAAGACCGCCGGTGCATGCCAGCCAGAATGTGGTTAGCCGATCGCCGTGCGCTTCTTCTTTTCCGGATCGTCGAATGGCAACGCCGCCGCTGTTGCGCGTGCATCGATACTGCCTCGTACTTCCAGCGCGACGCCGTCGCGGGCGTGCTCGACATTCATGCGGGCTATGGCGAGCGAGCGGCCCGTCAGGCGCGAAACCATGCCGCACGTGATCACGCCGACCTGTTCTCCGTCACGCCACAGCGTGTCGCCCGCGGACGCGGCCTTGGACGTCGCAATGTCGACACCGTAAATCCTGAAGCGCTCTTTCCCCGCGAGCCGGAAATGTTCGCGCGCGCCGCAGAACTCGGTCTTGCCGGGTGACACGGTAAAGTCGAGACCGAGTTCCCACAAGGTGTCGCCCGCCTTTTCGTCCGCGAACGGGTACATCTCCGAGTTGTCGTACGGGTAGAACAGCAGATAGCTCTCCACGCGCAACCAGTCGAGCGCGAGGAACGCGCATGGCACGATGCCGAAGCCCGCGCCTTTGGCGAGGATCGTGTCCCAGATGAGCGGCGCGTCAGCGGCCTTGCAGAAGATCTCGTAGCCGCGCTCGCCCGTATAACCCGTGCGCGAGATCATCACGGGCCGCCCGAACAGACGCGTCTGCGTGTGATGGAAATAGGGCAGATCGCGGATGCCGGGCACGTGTTCCGCGAGGAAATCCACCGCGTGCGGTCCCTGCAGCGACAGGTCGTGCAGATCGTCGTCGAACAGCACGGCCACCTGGCGACCCTGCGCGGAGCGCACGAGGCGCTCGTAGCCCGCGCCCGCGCCGTGCACGACCATGAAGGCATTGGGCCCCGTGCGGTACACGATGCAGTCGTCGATGAACTTGCCTTCCTCGTTCAGGATCGCGGCGTATGCCGACTTGCCGGGATACAGCTTGCCGATGTCGCGCGTCGTCGCCCAGTCGAGCAGGCTTTCGGCGTGCGGGCCCACGTAATGGACTTTTTTCAGGCCGGATACGTCCATCAGTCCGGCTTTCGTGCGGATCGCCTCGTGATGGTCGGCGAGGTCCGTCGAATAGGTCCACGCCGTGCCCATACCGTTCCAGTCTTCGAGACTGGAACCCAGGGCACGGTGACGCTCTGCGAGCGCCGAGATGCGCCAGGAATTTGCCATAGAACACTCCGTTAGGTCGATGATGGGATTCATGCATGTCGCTGTCTCTACAGGTGAGATCGTTTCTTATCGGCGACAAATGCTCAATCCGTTAGTCGGGGTACGACTAATGAGGTAGACGAAACGGGGAGAGGGGGCAGGCCGCGATTGCGGCGACAACTTTTTTATTTGATTTTTGTGAAGCGTACGGGCGTGAGGACGCCGGCGGGCGATTCACCCGGAAACGTTCATCAGGCGGCAGCGCGACTGCGGAACATTTCCCATCGATAGCGCGCGATCATATACGCGTCCATCACGGCGATCGCGTAGACGAACACGCCGCCTGCATGGCTGCCGATGAACGATCGCCCGGGCGGGGCAAGCTGCATCGTCACGAACCCGAGCGAGAGCATGAAGAACAGCATGATGAGCGCTCGCGTCGGCATCCGGTTGATCACCTGTCCCGCGCCAGGCAGCAGAACGGCTGCCATCAGCACGATGTACGGATGCACCGGCCGTGTGGCCTTAAGCTTGCCCATGAACGCCTCCCTTCATCACAGCGGCGCATACCTGCACGGCCTGATCGAGCAGCGAGCCGACGAGCGCCGCCGGCAACCGCGCGTCACGGAACACGGCGCGCCGCAACACGAGATACTCGCTGCGATCCGCGCCATGTGCCTGATAGACGATCCTGACACCCTCGCGGGTCACGAGCATCTCCTTCGCGCGAGGGTCTGCGAAGAATGCGCGCACGTGAGGATCGAGCGCGGCGAAGGGCAACTCGGCAGCAGGCCGGTCGGCCTTGATCGTCATCTGTCGCGGCCATTCATGCGGCGTGGCGATGCGAACGGGCAAACCGTCGGCGGGCGAATAGAACTCTGTGTTCTGCGCGCGAGCGAGCATATCGACCCTGCCCGCGATGGGCAGCTTGCGCTTCACCGTGACGAGCAGCCACAGCGACGGCACCTTGCGAAACACGACGTCGTCGACGAGTGGCGCAATGTGCACCTCGTATCCGCCATACGTTCCCGCCAGCACGGGCCAGGCGACGGCATCCTGCGTAACGCGATGGCCTTCGAAGAGAGCAAGGCACGCGTCGAACAGCTTGCCGCGCTCCGTTCTCAATGCATGGCGGTCGCGCCGGTGCATCAGCACCAGCGCGACCGCGAACAGGACCGCCAGCACGATTCCCGCTGATTGCATATCGGATGCGCCTCGCTTCAATAGTTCTTGGGACGCGGCCAGTCCATCGTGAACTGATCGCCGCGCTTCACGTATTTGTATCGATGCAGCGCGAACCAGATCGACGCCATGATGTAGAACGCCATGATCGACAGCAGCGACGTGCCGTAGCCGAGATACGTCGCGAAGTAGGTCGCGGTGCACAGCACCGCCAGCACGATCGCCGGAATGGGATGGAACGGATGGATGTAGCCGCGATTGATGCTGCCGAGCGGCCACTGGCGGCGAAACTTGATGATGTTGATCGACATGAACGTATAGCCGAGCAGCCCCGAGAGGATCGAGAACGTGATCACCTGATCGAGCAGCCCTGTGAACGCGAACGAAATGGCGATCGGCACGAGAAAGATGATCGCGCGATAGGGCGTTCGGTAACGCGGATGCACCGCGCCGAACCACATCGGCATATAGCGGTCGCGCGACATCGAGAACCATGCACGCGATGCGTCGTTGATGCAGCCATTCGCCGAGGCTACCGCAGAGAACAACGTGCCCACGAAAAGCAACGTCTGCAAGCTCTTGCTGCCGGACAGGCGGGCGGCGTCATATAGCGGCGTCACGGCCTGGCCAAGATATTCCCACGGCATCAGGCCCGTGGCGACGTACCAGGTCATGGCGGCTGCAATGAGCAGCGTGATCATCCCGCACATCGTTCCGAGCGGAATGGAGCGGCCCGCCGAGCGAACCTCTTCGGCAGCCTGACAGGTGCCTTCTATGCCGAGGTAATACCACATGCCGAACTGCAACGCGGCGACCACGCCAAGCCACCCATAGGGCAGTTGAGTGAGAAGCTCGCGATGAATGAGTGTCTGTCCGGGATGCCACGGCGCGACGCCGAGAAACAGCACGACGATCGCGATGAACGCGACGGCCGTGATCACGAAGTTGACCGTCAACGTCACGAACACGCCGCGATAGTTCAGCAGCGCGAGAAACGCGATCGTCACCAGCGTGAATGGACGCGAGTCAAAATTCGCGTAGCCCGAGTCGGCGGCGACGGCCTTGATCAGATCGCCGACCACCAGTGCATCGGCGGCTTCAAGCATCGTGTAGGCCATCACCAGATACAGGCCCACGTTGAACGCCATCAACGGTCCGATGATGTGCTTGGCCTGCGTGTACTGGCCGCCCGCGGCCGCGACGGTCGATGTCACTTCAGAGTCGATCATCGCGACGCACGTATAGAGCAGGCCGATGATCCAGCACGCGATCAGCGATCCATACGCACCGCCTTTCGCGACCGAGAAATTCCAGCCCATGAATTCCCCGACGAGCACGATGCCGACGCCGAGCGCCCACACGTGAATCGGACCCAACACTTTCAGCAACGCGATCCGCTCGCCTTGCTGCGCTACGCCTGCTGCGTCACTCATGAGCTGCTCCTTTGCGACATGATGACTGTCGGATTACTCTTTGCCTTCCGTCGAACTCATCAGGAAGTCGTCGTCGTAGTCGCGATGAACCCTGAACGCATCGATCAGAATCCACGCGAAGATGAGGATCGAAAGACCCCATGCGGCGTTGCTCAGCCATTGCCAGAAGTTCATGACGTCTCCCCGAATTTTTCGGCGATCACCTGACGGTATTGCCGGTCCGACACACGCAGCACGAAGACGAAATACCCCGCGATCACGAGCGCCGTCACGATCAGCGAGACAGGTTCGATCTGGTAATCGAAGCGCGTCGTGATGATCGGCTTCGCCTGCTGCGCGTCATAGCCGAGCTTGCGCCATTGCGCTTCCATCGCAGGCGTTTGTCCGAGCTCTCGCCAGGACACTTGTGTTTTGGCAGCTTGCGCTTCGGGCGGTTTGTCGGGTGTCTTGAGCAATAACGGCGCGAGCAGGCTGCAGTAGACGAGCACCAGCAGGAAGATGCTGTCGATAAACTGGCCCACGCCTTTCTGAACGGGAGGGACGTAATCGGTTTCCATTGGGGTCTCCATTCTGATAAAGGCTTTGCGGTTTGCAGGAGCGAGTGCAATGCGACAGCCGCCCGGTGCGTGCAGGACGCCGGGTGAGCACATCGGACGGATTGAAACGGGATGCGGAGCGCTTAATCGACGGCTGGGCTGAGCGCTTCGTCGTCGCTGCCGGAGAGCGCGGCCTTGGCGGCGCGATTCTCATCGAGGTGACGGATGTCGAGCCCGTAGATGTGATCCTTGTCTTCCTGGTAATGACGGATCATGGCGAGAATCGACGCAGAGTTGAAAACGAGCACGGCGCCCGCACCGATGGTGAGCGCGATGCGAACGAAAAGATCGCTTGTCTGCGAAGTGACCGCGAAATACACATAGCCCAACGTCACCCAGAGCAGCAGAAGGGCGATCTGCGCCATACGTCGGTCGCGGGAGAACATCTGATTGATGCGCTTGCGAATCGCGTGTTCCATGTCGGCCACTCCCTGGGACGTGCCGGCGCTGCCGGCGAAGGTCGATGATCCAGCTTCGTTTGCGAATTCACTCTGATCAACAAAGTTTCCTGACAGTATTTGTTGGTCGACGCGCGATTGTCAATGCGGTTTGGTGGGTAGGGGCAGGCGGGAAGTGAAAGAGAGCGATAATGGACGCGGGTCGCTCACTTCTTGTGCGAGTTGTCGACGCACCGAACACTCCATTTCATGCCATGCGAAAGCCGTCAGGAACATTGTCGATACTTGCCGCTCTGGTGTTCTCGCTCGCCGGCTGTGCTGTTGGCGTTGGTGTCGGTGGCGGCGTGCCTGCTGCGGGTCCGCACCTCACGCCAACAGAGTGCCGCGACCTGGCGGCGCTCAGGACAAACGCGCCCCCGACGATGGCGGAACATCACAGCGAACTGGCTGCGCTGAGAAAAGCGGGCTACGACCCGTCGCCGTGGTATGACCCGTACTATCCGGAGGATCTGCAAGCGGCGCAGCAACTGGTCGACTACTGGTTTAAGACGGAGTGCCAGCATTCTCAGCCTGGTTGAGCAGACAGTCGCAATTTGGACATCGAATATGCGAGGGCTCATTCGCCGCTACATCGGCGGGTGGCCTGCGCGCGCTCGCTGAATGGTCTGACACCCCCAACCCACCTCCTTTGACACTGCATCAGCATCGCCGGACCGGCACCGTCCAGGTCCGCGCGTAATTGTCCGATCACGAGCGTCTTTTCGACGTCCCGGTCCGCTTTGCCCCTTCCGCAGTTCATCCTCGCGCACATCGCCGCCAGGAAGGCCTCCCCGTCTTCAGACGAAAACCGCCACGCAGCGCATGAAGTTTCGACCAGGGCAATTTCCTGGTTGACAGCTCCCTTTATGATTTTCTAGGATGCATACATCGCTGCACACAATCAAATACACAGATTTGTGTGGCACGCGTGTTCCGTCCTCGGAATTACCCTTATTGGAGAGGTCACCATGGTTCGGCTGTCCTGTTTTGTCCGTCAAACGTTCCTGTCTTTCGTAGCAGTGGTCTGCGTCGTTGCCAGCGCGCCGGCGCATGCCGAAGGACCAGCTGGCTGGGAAAGTGTGAAGAAGGCCGGCGTCTTGCGTTGCGGCGCTGCCGTCGCGCCGCCGTACGTCATGCGCGACCCGAAGACGGGCGAATACAGCGGCTTCTTCTCGGAGTTGTGTCGTAACTTCGGGCAAAATGTGCTCAAAGTGAAAGTCGAGTTCGTCGATACCACGTGGGACAACATCGTCGCGGGTCTGCAATCGAACAAATGGGACCTGTCGATGGCGCTCAACGACACGCCGGAGCGGGAAAAAGCGATCTCGTTTTCCGCGCCCGCAACGGATTACAACGTTTCGTTCGTCTACAACAGGAACAACCCGAAGATCGCGAAGGGCGCGCATTCCATCGCCGACATCGACAAGCCGGGCGTGACGGTCGCGGTGATGTCGGGTTCCGCGCAGGACAAGGCGATCACGACCGTCTTCAAACAGGCGCAAATCA
This Paraburkholderia sabiae DNA region includes the following protein-coding sequences:
- a CDS encoding APC family permease; translated protein: MSDAAGVAQQGERIALLKVLGPIHVWALGVGIVLVGEFMGWNFSVAKGGAYGSLIACWIIGLLYTCVAMIDSEVTSTVAAAGGQYTQAKHIIGPLMAFNVGLYLVMAYTMLEAADALVVGDLIKAVAADSGYANFDSRPFTLVTIAFLALLNYRGVFVTLTVNFVITAVAFIAIVVLFLGVAPWHPGQTLIHRELLTQLPYGWLGVVAALQFGMWYYLGIEGTCQAAEEVRSAGRSIPLGTMCGMITLLIAAAMTWYVATGLMPWEYLGQAVTPLYDAARLSGSKSLQTLLFVGTLFSAVASANGCINDASRAWFSMSRDRYMPMWFGAVHPRYRTPYRAIIFLVPIAISFAFTGLLDQVITFSILSGLLGYTFMSINIIKFRRQWPLGSINRGYIHPFHPIPAIVLAVLCTATYFATYLGYGTSLLSIMAFYIMASIWFALHRYKYVKRGDQFTMDWPRPKNY
- a CDS encoding DUF4148 domain-containing protein, with the translated sequence MRKPSGTLSILAALVFSLAGCAVGVGVGGGVPAAGPHLTPTECRDLAALRTNAPPTMAEHHSELAALRKAGYDPSPWYDPYYPEDLQAAQQLVDYWFKTECQHSQPG
- a CDS encoding substrate-binding periplasmic protein; amino-acid sequence: MKKAGVLRCGAAVAPPYVMRDPKTGEYSGFFSELCRNFGQNVLKVKVEFVDTTWDNIVAGLQSNKWDLSMALNDTPEREKAISFSAPATDYNVSFVYNRNNPKIAKGAHSIADIDKPGVTVAVMSGSAQDKAITTVFKQAQIMRLPGNDETRLALMSKRADLLADANITNMLLTEAHPDWAVAIQPNPPLAQQEVAFGIRKDTPAADIAMLNKYVSEQVSSGAVNRLIKTSVQSMLASNK
- a CDS encoding APC family permease encodes the protein MSATEEIHRLEGLADDGVRSTLKRSLTWKDAFWVASGSPAFVLFTLGAIAATVGQPAWIIWIASISIGFIQCFTYAEISGLFPHKSGGASIYGAIAWVRYSKFLAPVSVWCNWFAWSPVLALGTGLGASYILSTLFPADAAINTWSFTLLKLDFIKDGLNLRINSTFILGASLLLLTFFIQHHGAERAAKLQKYMGIIALIPLTVFGLEPLLTGTVHMSNWFPLLPLAHDAKGNVVPGTWNAAGWTLMMGGLFVAGWSTFGFETAVCYTREFKNPKTDTFKAIFYSGLLCLAVYILVPLSFQGAMGLKGLLAPEIYDGTGVAAAMARIIGGGAAIFYLIVVMLVFTLLLSVMTSMMGSSRTLYQASVDGWLPRYLSHVNEHGAPTRAMWTDLCFNLILLMMSDNVAVLAMSNVCYFAFVFLNLQAGWIHRLDRPTWARPFKCPNWLLALGALCGFIDLVCIGAGADIWGPGTLRNGLVAIALIIPVFIYRHYVQDKGRFPDAMLDDLELRPDDGTTRRRAAGWLPYLTLVATVLVVWLSHHFAVFPA
- a CDS encoding aminomethyltransferase family protein; the protein is MANSWRISALAERHRALGSSLEDWNGMGTAWTYSTDLADHHEAIRTKAGLMDVSGLKKVHYVGPHAESLLDWATTRDIGKLYPGKSAYAAILNEEGKFIDDCIVYRTGPNAFMVVHGAGAGYERLVRSAQGRQVAVLFDDDLHDLSLQGPHAVDFLAEHVPGIRDLPYFHHTQTRLFGRPVMISRTGYTGERGYEIFCKAADAPLIWDTILAKGAGFGIVPCAFLALDWLRVESYLLFYPYDNSEMYPFADEKAGDTLWELGLDFTVSPGKTEFCGAREHFRLAGKERFRIYGVDIATSKAASAGDTLWRDGEQVGVITCGMVSRLTGRSLAIARMNVEHARDGVALEVRGSIDARATAAALPFDDPEKKKRTAIG